The following proteins are encoded in a genomic region of Streptococcus equi subsp. equi:
- the icaA_2 gene encoding glycosyl transferase family protein, which produces MQLLFLVLKYSQYLFLAFLIAYASFLLLSLIVGTIHLYERRQQAPVGGDVSLPPVSILVPAYNEELTIIETVESLLMLDYDCYEIIVIDDGSTDHTAKLLKEQFHLEAVTCSINQRIPTRPLKAVSQKQLKHIKLTLLEKANGGKGDSLNLGINAAQYDYLLCMDADSMLQEDSLKRIAKTAAKDPSVIAVGGMVKVSQGVALAAGRIVDYHLPRQLISCAQAIEYDCAFFGARVLLDQAAGNLIISGAFGLFKKELAIAVDGYDTGTLGEDMELVMKLHFFCHNNKIPYRIGYETDAICWSQAPSRLKDLCRQRRRWFLGLYQCLKKYLQFFVSCRFKATVLISYVLYLLFELLSPFIEAFGVIIIVLSLLCHQLNTTFFVSLMLLYICYCVLIALTSFLNRVYLQNNSSITLFDMAWVIYAAIYQCLVLHTVLTLIKVSSFIGYQRKKNAWGQITRDKHRAA; this is translated from the coding sequence GTGCAGCTACTGTTTTTAGTATTGAAATACTCCCAATATCTTTTTTTAGCGTTTTTGATTGCCTATGCGAGCTTTTTACTGCTATCCTTAATTGTTGGGACTATTCACCTTTATGAAAGGCGACAGCAAGCGCCTGTTGGTGGTGATGTTTCTTTACCGCCAGTGTCTATTTTGGTTCCGGCCTATAATGAAGAGCTAACCATTATCGAAACAGTGGAGTCCTTGCTGATGCTTGATTATGACTGCTATGAGATTATTGTCATTGATGATGGGTCAACAGATCATACCGCCAAGCTCTTGAAGGAGCAGTTTCATTTAGAAGCGGTGACTTGTTCGATTAATCAGCGGATCCCAACACGCCCTCTAAAGGCTGTAAGCCAAAAGCAGCTCAAGCATATCAAGCTGACCCTGCTTGAAAAGGCAAATGGCGGCAAAGGAGATAGCCTCAATCTTGGGATTAACGCTGCTCAATACGATTATTTATTGTGCATGGACGCTGATTCGATGCTACAGGAGGATTCGCTTAAGCGTATTGCAAAGACTGCTGCAAAGGATCCGTCTGTCATTGCTGTTGGGGGCATGGTCAAGGTTTCGCAGGGAGTAGCATTGGCAGCTGGGAGGATCGTAGACTACCATTTGCCGCGTCAGCTTATTTCGTGTGCGCAGGCAATTGAGTATGATTGTGCCTTTTTTGGAGCTCGTGTTTTATTAGACCAGGCTGCTGGGAATTTAATCATATCAGGAGCGTTTGGACTGTTTAAAAAAGAGCTTGCGATTGCTGTTGATGGTTATGACACTGGGACTCTGGGAGAAGATATGGAGCTGGTGATGAAATTACATTTTTTCTGCCATAACAACAAGATTCCTTATCGTATTGGCTATGAAACAGACGCTATTTGCTGGAGCCAAGCGCCCAGTCGCTTGAAGGATTTGTGTCGGCAAAGGCGTCGTTGGTTTTTAGGACTGTATCAATGCTTGAAAAAGTATCTCCAGTTTTTTGTAAGCTGTCGGTTTAAAGCGACGGTACTCATTTCCTATGTGCTGTATCTTTTGTTTGAGCTTTTATCTCCTTTTATTGAGGCATTTGGTGTTATTATCATTGTGCTGTCTTTGCTATGCCATCAATTAAACACAACCTTTTTTGTGTCACTGATGCTGCTCTATATTTGCTATTGTGTGCTTATTGCGTTGACATCGTTTTTAAATAGGGTTTATTTGCAAAACAATAGTAGCATTACTCTTTTTGATATGGCTTGGGTAATCTATGCTGCCATCTACCAATGCCTTGTTCTTCATACGGTATTAACCCTTATCAAGGTGAGCAGCTTTATTGGTTATCAGCGTAAAAAGAATGCCTGGGGACAGATCACAAGAGACAAGCACAGGGCAGCTTAA
- a CDS encoding CotH protein translates to MKEKTIYVIVLVCLLLAAICGIGFPKTSAKRIHHHLQTVKKSSRSTGEFSSHLPIISIDTHHQQIPEQREYEGETKRQKTIKTTVSLRDQLDREHSLSESPRLSLTALIAYRGNSSRHFDKKSLKLRFINKRAKPKAVSLAGMSKESEWVLHGPFLDRTLVRNYLSYNIAGEIMTYAPNVRYCELVVDHQYCGLYLAVESIEQGRHRVNIEKSDRKSDKTPYILVWDRRHKAKQALDHYVSYTNQAGLSSLDIKYPSLHRLTPKQKQFIEKDISHIEKLLYSYDLKQYTDYLDQESFADYFIINEFFRNIDAGKFSTYLYKDLRDKLKLVVWDFNNAFDNQIEAPYDEADFTLSDAPWFCMLLKDPSFVKLVVTRYHQLRQNVLSTDYLIKYIDATVAFLGPAIQRNYHKWGYVFTVPSRSDATNYLVPASRNYSSYEASVKQLKDFIRRRGRWLDKHIETLYQYSAPSKNTNTLLE, encoded by the coding sequence ATGAAAGAAAAGACGATTTATGTGATTGTGCTGGTGTGTCTCTTGCTAGCTGCTATTTGTGGTATCGGTTTTCCTAAGACCTCTGCAAAGCGTATTCATCACCATTTGCAGACGGTCAAAAAGAGCTCCAGAAGCACTGGGGAGTTTAGCTCTCATTTGCCGATTATTAGCATTGACACTCATCATCAGCAGATTCCAGAGCAAAGGGAATACGAGGGAGAGACAAAGCGGCAAAAAACCATTAAAACGACGGTCTCGCTTCGTGATCAGCTAGATAGAGAGCACAGCCTGTCTGAGTCTCCGCGCTTGTCCTTGACAGCATTGATTGCTTATAGGGGCAATTCGTCACGTCATTTTGACAAGAAATCCTTAAAGCTAAGGTTTATCAATAAAAGAGCTAAGCCAAAGGCAGTCTCGCTGGCTGGCATGTCCAAGGAGTCTGAGTGGGTGCTGCATGGTCCTTTTTTAGATCGGACCCTAGTCCGAAATTATCTTAGCTACAATATTGCCGGTGAGATCATGACCTATGCACCTAACGTCAGGTATTGCGAGTTAGTGGTGGATCATCAGTATTGTGGTCTGTATTTGGCTGTGGAGAGTATTGAGCAGGGGCGGCATAGGGTAAACATCGAAAAAAGTGATAGAAAATCTGATAAAACGCCTTATATCCTTGTTTGGGATAGAAGACACAAGGCTAAGCAGGCTCTTGATCATTACGTATCCTATACGAATCAAGCAGGTCTGTCCTCTTTAGACATTAAATACCCAAGCCTGCACCGTCTGACGCCTAAGCAAAAGCAGTTTATTGAAAAGGATATCAGTCATATCGAAAAGCTCCTATATTCTTATGATTTAAAGCAATACACTGATTATCTGGACCAAGAGTCCTTTGCAGACTATTTTATTATCAATGAATTCTTTAGAAATATTGATGCTGGGAAGTTTTCAACCTATCTTTATAAGGATTTGCGCGATAAGCTCAAGCTGGTGGTCTGGGATTTTAACAACGCCTTTGATAATCAGATTGAGGCTCCTTATGATGAGGCGGACTTTACCCTATCAGATGCTCCTTGGTTTTGCATGCTGCTAAAGGATCCTAGCTTTGTTAAGCTGGTGGTCACAAGGTATCATCAGCTCCGACAGAATGTTTTATCAACGGATTATTTGATCAAGTATATTGATGCTACGGTTGCTTTTTTAGGTCCGGCTATTCAGCGCAATTATCATAAGTGGGGCTATGTGTTTACAGTGCCATCAAGAAGCGATGCCACTAATTACCTTGTGCCAGCCAGTCGTAACTACAGTAGCTATGAGGCCTCTGTTAAGCAACTAAAGGACTTTATTAGACGTCGTGGGCGATGGCTGGATAAGCATATTGAGACGCTCTATCAGTACAGTGCACCGTCTAAAAATACCAATACATTATTGGAGTAG
- the addA_2 gene encoding ATP-dependent nuclease subunit A AddA, which translates to MQDTADQLRDLTDMEGYAQTTKAGKLTAKYTKHLKMIDSLYEWALHFDSLYGKARLGQLAQELTALLPSGADITVAGHKYPIFKSLQEQLVRFRHLETILAYQQESLPLLEVLQAFVISFSEAYLAAKMQENAFEFSDIAHFAIEILQQAPDIRQAYQGHYHEVMVDEYQDNNHMQERLLELLSNGHNRFMVGDIKQSIYRFRQADPQIFNQKFKDYQSNPEHGKLILLKENFRSQSEVLNVTNAVFSRLMDESLGEITYDDKHQLVAGSEGQRQPYPNNRAQLLLYDTDQVQEGTEEALANDGISAGEVILVAKEIIRLYNEEKVAFEDITLLVSSRTRNDTIFQVFNQYGIPLVADGGQENYLKSVEVMVMLDTLRSINNPLNDYALVALMRSPMFSFDEDQLARISLQGSSQKQPQAFYDKLSNSLRGQGEHPELIGQELMTKLADFDGTLRDWRQFAKLHSLYELIWKIFNDRFYFDFVASQPKAEQAQANLYALAIRADQFEQSGYKGLSRFIGMIDKVLETQNDLADVEVERPKHAVNLMTIHKSKGLEFHYVFILNCDKRFAMADLQAPIILNRDEGIGIKYVANVKELLREEKLASLKVTMETLPYQLNKQQLRLATLSEQMRLLYVAMTRAEKKVYLIGKASKEKVQEKTADNSSEGRLALASRERLLSFQDWLLAIAATFSKEDLFIDVRFVDDSDLTPEAVGQLRPSGLLQADDLKDNRQTEDIARALDMLDKVSELNASYQAAIELPTVRTPSQLKTLYEPLMDTDGVDIIDQPYHRPKTFELPDFSKKKAVEPSQVGSSLHELMQRIPMSDQVTAGDIEQTLQLVSADAEVKARLDIEKVTSFFATTELGQLLQEHHQRLHREAPFAMLKKDSLSQEQYVVRGIIDGYLLFEDRIVLFDYKTDRYQQSAELKQRYQQQMDLYAEALSQSYGIARIEKYLVLMGGSQLEVVRLA; encoded by the coding sequence ATGCAGGACACTGCTGATCAGCTGCGAGACCTCACAGACATGGAGGGTTACGCTCAAACAACCAAGGCTGGCAAGCTAACTGCCAAATACACTAAGCACCTCAAAATGATTGACAGCTTATATGAGTGGGCTTTGCATTTTGACAGCCTTTACGGTAAAGCGCGACTAGGTCAGCTAGCACAGGAGCTAACAGCTTTACTTCCTTCAGGAGCTGATATAACTGTAGCCGGTCACAAATACCCTATTTTCAAATCGCTACAGGAGCAGCTGGTAAGATTTAGGCACTTGGAGACTATCCTTGCTTATCAACAGGAGAGCTTACCACTTTTGGAGGTGCTGCAAGCCTTTGTGATCAGCTTTTCAGAGGCTTATTTGGCTGCAAAAATGCAAGAAAATGCCTTTGAATTTTCAGATATAGCTCATTTTGCCATTGAGATTTTACAACAGGCTCCAGATATTCGCCAAGCTTACCAAGGTCATTATCATGAGGTCATGGTTGATGAATACCAAGATAACAATCACATGCAGGAGCGCCTATTAGAGCTGCTGTCTAATGGCCATAATCGTTTTATGGTTGGGGATATCAAGCAATCCATCTATCGCTTTAGGCAAGCAGATCCTCAAATCTTCAATCAAAAGTTTAAGGATTATCAAAGCAATCCCGAGCATGGCAAGCTGATTTTACTAAAGGAAAATTTCCGCAGTCAGTCAGAGGTCCTAAATGTCACCAACGCTGTCTTTAGCCGCCTTATGGACGAGTCTTTAGGAGAGATTACCTATGATGACAAGCACCAGCTGGTAGCAGGCAGTGAGGGACAAAGACAGCCATATCCTAACAATCGAGCCCAATTGCTGCTCTATGACACCGATCAAGTTCAAGAAGGCACCGAGGAAGCCTTAGCTAACGATGGTATCTCCGCAGGTGAGGTCATCTTAGTGGCTAAGGAAATCATCAGGCTCTATAACGAGGAGAAGGTTGCTTTTGAAGATATTACCCTGCTTGTTTCGTCACGCACACGAAATGACACTATTTTTCAGGTCTTTAATCAGTATGGCATTCCTCTCGTTGCTGATGGTGGCCAAGAAAATTACCTCAAATCAGTTGAGGTGATGGTCATGCTGGATACGCTAAGAAGCATCAACAATCCTTTGAATGATTATGCCCTAGTGGCCTTAATGCGCTCGCCAATGTTTTCCTTTGATGAGGATCAGCTGGCAAGAATCTCACTGCAAGGCAGCTCACAAAAGCAGCCTCAAGCCTTCTATGACAAGCTTAGCAATAGCTTGAGAGGACAAGGCGAGCACCCAGAGCTGATCGGTCAGGAGCTGATGACAAAGCTGGCTGATTTTGATGGGACCTTGAGAGACTGGCGTCAATTTGCAAAGCTTCATTCGCTTTATGAGCTGATTTGGAAGATTTTTAACGATCGCTTTTACTTTGACTTTGTAGCAAGCCAGCCAAAGGCAGAGCAGGCTCAGGCAAACCTTTACGCCCTTGCTATACGGGCTGACCAATTTGAGCAATCAGGCTACAAGGGACTCTCACGCTTTATTGGCATGATTGATAAGGTGCTGGAGACGCAAAATGATTTGGCAGATGTTGAGGTCGAAAGGCCTAAGCATGCTGTTAACCTCATGACAATTCATAAATCAAAGGGACTTGAATTTCATTACGTGTTCATTTTGAATTGCGACAAGCGCTTTGCGATGGCTGACCTACAGGCGCCAATCATTCTAAATAGAGATGAGGGAATCGGTATCAAATATGTCGCCAATGTAAAGGAGCTTCTAAGAGAAGAAAAATTGGCGTCGCTCAAGGTTACGATGGAAACTCTTCCTTACCAGCTCAATAAGCAGCAGCTACGCTTGGCGACCTTATCAGAGCAAATGCGTCTCTTGTATGTGGCCATGACGCGAGCAGAAAAAAAGGTATACCTCATTGGTAAGGCTAGCAAGGAAAAGGTACAGGAAAAAACAGCCGACAATAGCTCCGAAGGACGCTTAGCCTTAGCTAGTCGAGAAAGATTGCTGAGCTTTCAAGACTGGCTACTAGCGATAGCAGCAACATTTAGCAAGGAGGACTTGTTTATTGATGTGCGATTTGTTGATGACAGTGACTTAACACCAGAAGCTGTTGGTCAGCTAAGGCCCTCAGGGCTGCTGCAAGCAGATGATCTCAAGGATAACCGTCAAACAGAGGACATTGCGCGTGCCTTAGACATGCTGGATAAGGTGTCAGAGCTCAATGCAAGCTATCAGGCGGCCATTGAGCTGCCGACGGTGAGAACCCCCAGTCAGCTTAAAACCCTTTATGAGCCTCTAATGGATACTGATGGTGTTGATATCATAGATCAGCCTTATCATAGGCCCAAGACCTTTGAGCTTCCTGATTTTTCTAAGAAAAAGGCTGTTGAGCCTAGCCAGGTCGGCTCAAGCCTGCATGAGCTCATGCAGCGTATTCCAATGTCTGATCAGGTTACTGCTGGTGATATTGAACAGACCTTACAGCTTGTCTCAGCTGACGCAGAGGTCAAGGCAAGGCTTGACATTGAAAAGGTAACCTCTTTTTTTGCGACAACTGAATTGGGGCAGCTCCTGCAAGAGCATCACCAGCGCCTACACCGCGAGGCTCCTTTTGCGATGCTGAAAAAAGACAGCCTAAGTCAGGAGCAGTACGTAGTGCGTGGTATTATTGATGGCTACCTGCTTTTTGAGGATCGTATTGTTCTTTTTGACTATAAGACAGATCGCTATCAGCAGTCAGCTGAGCTGAAGCAGCGCTATCAGCAGCAAATGGACCTATATGCCGAGGCTCTGAGCCAATCCTACGGGATTGCAAGGATCGAAAAATACTTGGTATTAATGGGTGGATCACAGCTAGAAGTTGTCCGCCTAGCCTAG
- the addB gene encoding ATP-dependent nuclease subunit B AddB, protein MKLLYTEISYSMTEILVKEARAYADKGYRVFYIAPNSLSFEKERSVLALLPEQGSFAITVTRFEQMARYFTLAKAANRQALDDNGLAMIFYRVLMQLQEDELKVFHRLRTDQAFIAQLVELYKELQAANLTAFDLTTLDRPEKQEDLITIMTKAEQLIAQGDYDQSSRLAQLAEAIKSKSLDDELRQTVLVIDGFTRFSAEEEQLLALLNEACEEIVIGAYISQKAYRLAFTKGNLYEASLAFIQQLAQQFQTKPIYTTSEKVFDVSFSRLTQLLEANHDYSKLDWQLSAKDKSKVVIWQALNQKEELEHVAKAIREKLYQGYRYKDMLVLLGDVASYQLQIGPIFEKFEIPYYIGKQEPMSAHPLVQFVESLERGRRYNWRREDIVNLLKSGLFGRFQEGELDQLEQYLVFADIQGFTKFSRPFTLNSSRQYPLPLLNQLRLAVVTPLQQLFKSQKQLGASLLDKLMTFFKTIQLADNFEALAGSRRETDREKDEEVWKAFTGILETFYQVFGQEKMTLADCLALIKMGMQTAHYRTVPATLDVVSIKSYDLVEPHSKPFVFAIGLSRSHFPKQTKNTSLISDQERASINEQTASYQRLDVPSFENIKKNHQTALSLFNAATQELVLSLPTSLTNSSDDVSPYLKELIALGVPVIEKGKNRLSHSAADIGNYKALLSRLVAINRQGIADDMTSEDRNFWTVALRYLKRRLADEQLSLPAFEHHLTTKPVAPEVIETRFSSQQPLNLSSSALTVFYNNQYKYFLKYVLGLQEPESIHPDARIHGQYLHRIFELVTKDRSNAAFDQKLGAAIAAVNQQSAFQQVYQADAEGRYSLEVLKGIAYSTASVLDLNQGLQITKQEEAFELALGQQVLIRGVIDRIDQLADGRLGIVDYKSSARVFDIVAFYNGLSPQLVTYLAALKNKGQGLFGAMYLHMQEPRLSLSDFKALDDQLVAAAYKELTYKGIFLAQAKEYLANGSYHLNNTLYETDELETLLAYNEQLYLSAVKQIKTGHFLINPYTADGKSVQGDQLKAITRFEADLDLGYARRLVVLPTKERRQAFLTRMNEEIKHED, encoded by the coding sequence ATGAAATTACTATACACAGAGATTAGCTATTCCATGACAGAGATTTTAGTCAAAGAGGCAAGAGCTTATGCTGATAAGGGCTATCGTGTCTTTTATATTGCTCCTAACTCTCTATCCTTTGAAAAGGAACGTTCTGTCCTAGCCTTATTGCCAGAGCAGGGTTCCTTTGCTATTACGGTGACCCGCTTTGAGCAGATGGCGCGTTATTTTACCTTAGCTAAGGCAGCTAATCGACAAGCGTTAGATGATAATGGCTTAGCCATGATTTTTTATCGTGTGCTCATGCAGCTGCAAGAAGATGAGCTAAAGGTTTTTCACCGGCTACGGACAGATCAGGCCTTTATTGCCCAGTTAGTTGAGCTATATAAGGAATTGCAAGCAGCTAATCTGACAGCCTTTGACTTAACGACGCTTGATAGACCAGAAAAGCAAGAGGACCTGATCACGATTATGACCAAGGCTGAGCAGCTGATTGCACAAGGAGATTACGACCAGTCAAGTAGGCTGGCTCAGCTTGCTGAGGCTATCAAAAGCAAGAGCCTAGATGACGAGCTAAGGCAGACCGTATTAGTGATTGATGGCTTTACCCGCTTTTCAGCTGAGGAGGAGCAGCTGCTAGCGCTCTTAAACGAAGCCTGTGAAGAAATCGTTATTGGAGCCTATATCAGTCAAAAGGCTTATCGACTAGCCTTTACCAAGGGAAATCTCTACGAGGCGAGCCTTGCGTTTATCCAACAGCTGGCACAGCAATTTCAAACCAAGCCGATCTACACAACGTCAGAAAAGGTCTTTGATGTGTCATTTTCTCGCCTAACACAGCTTCTTGAAGCCAATCATGACTATTCAAAGCTTGATTGGCAGCTCAGTGCCAAGGACAAGAGCAAGGTTGTGATCTGGCAAGCGCTCAATCAAAAAGAGGAGCTTGAGCATGTTGCAAAGGCTATTCGTGAGAAGCTCTATCAGGGTTATCGCTATAAGGATATGCTTGTCCTTTTAGGTGATGTGGCGTCTTATCAGCTGCAAATTGGTCCTATTTTTGAGAAATTTGAGATCCCTTATTATATCGGCAAGCAAGAGCCGATGTCTGCTCACCCCTTGGTTCAATTTGTCGAATCCTTAGAAAGAGGCCGCAGATACAATTGGCGACGTGAGGATATTGTCAACTTACTAAAATCAGGACTCTTTGGGCGCTTTCAAGAGGGAGAGCTGGATCAGCTTGAGCAATACTTGGTCTTTGCTGATATTCAAGGCTTCACCAAATTTTCAAGACCCTTTACCCTAAATTCCTCACGTCAGTATCCTTTGCCTCTTTTGAATCAGCTGCGACTTGCTGTGGTGACTCCTCTCCAGCAGCTCTTTAAGAGTCAAAAGCAGCTAGGGGCTTCCCTACTTGATAAGCTAATGACCTTTTTTAAGACCATTCAGCTGGCTGATAATTTTGAGGCACTAGCAGGCAGTAGAAGGGAGACTGATAGGGAAAAGGACGAGGAGGTTTGGAAAGCCTTCACAGGCATTTTAGAGACCTTTTATCAGGTGTTTGGTCAGGAAAAAATGACCCTTGCAGACTGTCTAGCTCTGATCAAGATGGGCATGCAGACAGCACATTATCGGACAGTGCCTGCGACCTTAGATGTTGTGTCTATCAAATCCTATGATCTGGTGGAGCCGCATTCCAAGCCCTTTGTGTTTGCGATTGGCCTGAGTCGCTCCCATTTTCCTAAGCAGACAAAAAACACCAGCCTGATCTCTGATCAGGAAAGGGCAAGCATCAATGAGCAGACTGCCTCTTACCAGCGCCTTGATGTGCCGAGCTTTGAAAATATCAAGAAAAATCACCAAACAGCACTTTCCCTGTTTAATGCAGCGACGCAGGAGCTGGTGTTAAGCCTGCCTACAAGCTTAACGAATAGCTCAGATGATGTCTCTCCTTACCTGAAGGAGCTAATTGCCCTTGGTGTTCCAGTCATTGAAAAAGGAAAGAACCGTTTGTCACACTCAGCGGCAGATATTGGCAATTATAAGGCTCTCTTGTCTCGCTTGGTGGCTATTAATCGGCAGGGAATTGCAGATGACATGACCAGTGAGGACAGAAACTTTTGGACGGTTGCCCTTCGTTATTTGAAACGTAGGCTAGCCGATGAGCAGCTAAGTCTTCCAGCTTTTGAGCATCATTTGACTACTAAGCCAGTAGCACCTGAGGTTATTGAGACCCGCTTTTCAAGTCAGCAGCCCTTGAATCTGTCTTCATCGGCCTTGACTGTATTTTATAACAATCAATACAAGTATTTCTTGAAATATGTCCTAGGGCTGCAAGAGCCAGAGTCTATTCACCCAGATGCTCGCATTCATGGTCAATACCTGCACCGTATTTTTGAGTTGGTAACCAAGGATAGGTCTAATGCTGCCTTTGACCAAAAGCTAGGCGCAGCTATTGCAGCAGTTAATCAGCAAAGCGCTTTTCAGCAGGTTTATCAGGCTGATGCTGAAGGGCGATATAGCTTAGAGGTCCTAAAGGGGATTGCTTACTCAACAGCCTCTGTCTTAGACCTTAATCAAGGCCTGCAGATAACCAAGCAAGAGGAGGCCTTTGAGCTAGCGCTGGGTCAGCAAGTGCTTATTCGAGGGGTTATTGACCGTATTGACCAGCTAGCTGATGGTAGGCTGGGCATTGTGGACTACAAATCCAGTGCAAGGGTATTTGACATTGTTGCCTTTTACAATGGCTTGAGTCCTCAGCTTGTGACCTATCTTGCTGCCCTAAAGAATAAGGGGCAGGGCCTGTTTGGCGCCATGTACCTGCACATGCAAGAGCCAAGGCTAAGTCTGTCTGACTTTAAGGCACTTGATGATCAGCTAGTAGCTGCGGCTTACAAGGAGTTAACCTATAAGGGCATTTTTTTAGCCCAAGCCAAGGAATATCTGGCTAATGGCAGCTATCACCTTAACAACACACTTTATGAGACTGATGAGCTAGAAACCCTGCTGGCTTATAATGAGCAGCTATATTTGTCTGCGGTGAAGCAGATTAAAACAGGGCATTTCCTAATAAACCCTTATACCGCAGACGGCAAGTCTGTTCAGGGTGACCAGCTCAAGGCCATCACGCGCTTTGAGGCGGATTTAGATCTAGGGTACGCGAGACGCCTAGTCGTCCTACCGACAAAAGAAAGGAGACAGGCTTTCTTGACACGAATGAATGAGGAGATAAAGCATGAGGATTGA
- a CDS encoding membrane protein has translation MKQLLRHVFEQRGTLSFQDVLLHIVAAALLSIVIYMSYAYTHTGTAYSKKFNVSLMTLTVLTATVMTVIGNNVALSLGMVGALSVVRFRTAIKDSRDTVYIFWTIVVGICCGVGDYTVAATGSSVIFMLLLLMGAVRNDNRLLLIVRCDKQMEIELERLVFNYFSGKAIQSVKNTTSDDIEMIFELSRKDYDSTYQQANPLTEAVYQLGRVDYFNIVSQSDDITG, from the coding sequence ATGAAACAATTATTAAGACATGTCTTTGAACAGCGTGGGACCTTGAGCTTTCAAGATGTTTTGCTGCATATTGTTGCTGCAGCCTTGTTAAGTATTGTGATTTATATGTCATATGCCTATACCCACACTGGGACTGCCTATAGCAAGAAGTTTAATGTTTCGTTGATGACCTTGACGGTCTTAACAGCAACCGTCATGACAGTTATCGGAAATAATGTTGCTTTGTCTCTTGGTATGGTCGGTGCGCTGTCGGTTGTGCGTTTTCGGACAGCAATCAAAGACTCTAGAGATACAGTCTATATTTTTTGGACGATTGTGGTTGGGATTTGCTGTGGTGTTGGTGATTATACTGTCGCTGCAACTGGTAGCAGCGTGATCTTTATGCTTTTGTTGCTTATGGGAGCTGTCAGAAATGACAATAGACTGTTGTTGATTGTTCGCTGTGATAAGCAAATGGAAATTGAGCTGGAGCGGTTAGTGTTTAACTACTTTTCGGGTAAGGCGATCCAGAGCGTGAAAAACACCACGTCTGATGATATTGAGATGATCTTTGAGCTGTCAAGAAAGGATTATGACAGCACCTATCAGCAGGCTAATCCGTTAACTGAGGCTGTTTATCAGCTGGGGCGAGTTGATTATTTTAATATTGTTAGTCAAAGCGATGACATAACTGGTTGA
- the addA_1 gene encoding ATP-dependent nuclease subunit A AddA → MRIDEGFLTPEAIARLQQEEALSDKTHKRTAQQIEAIYSSGQNILVSASAGSGKTFVMVERILDKILRGIPVDCLFISTFTVKAATELIERIEKKLHTAIAETQDYQLKAYLNDQLQALSQADIGTMDAFAQKLVHQHGYVLGISPHFRIIQDKAEQDILKREVFRQVFEDYMSQTDNKAFIQLVQNFLDVVRIAQPLERLLIAFMPSVNQLPILAVGWQRSFYEGLRPIPALQIFQTKL, encoded by the coding sequence ATGAGGATTGATGAAGGCTTTCTAACGCCAGAGGCTATTGCTCGTTTGCAGCAGGAGGAGGCCTTATCAGATAAGACGCACAAGCGGACAGCGCAGCAGATTGAGGCTATTTATAGCAGTGGACAAAATATCTTAGTATCAGCATCTGCTGGCTCAGGTAAGACCTTTGTTATGGTTGAGCGCATTTTGGATAAGATTCTAAGAGGTATTCCGGTTGATTGCTTATTTATTTCGACCTTTACCGTAAAAGCAGCTACTGAGCTAATAGAGAGAATTGAAAAAAAGCTGCACACAGCTATAGCAGAGACTCAGGATTATCAGCTCAAGGCCTACCTTAATGACCAATTGCAGGCTTTATCACAGGCTGATATTGGTACGATGGATGCCTTTGCTCAGAAATTGGTTCACCAGCATGGTTATGTTTTAGGGATTTCACCGCATTTTCGTATCATACAGGATAAGGCAGAGCAGGACATTTTAAAGCGCGAGGTCTTTCGTCAGGTTTTTGAAGACTATATGTCGCAGACTGACAATAAAGCCTTTATACAGCTGGTGCAGAATTTTCTGGACGTCGTAAGGATAGCTCAGCCTTTAGAGAGATTGTTGATAGCATTTATGCCTTCAGTCAATCAACTGCCAATCCTAGCAGTTGGTTGGCAGAGGTCTTTTTACGAGGGTCTAAGACCTATACCAGCTTTACAGATATTCCAGACCAAGCTGTAG